The following proteins are encoded in a genomic region of Pelodictyon phaeoclathratiforme BU-1:
- the scpA gene encoding methylmalonyl-CoA mutase, with amino-acid sequence MRPDFSEIDIFSSAPTANKTGTEAQQTGWTTAEGIDIKSLYRESDIGQAEQLNFAPGFAPYIGGPYTTMYTTQPWTIRQYAGFSTAEESNRFYRQNLAAGQKGLSVAFDLPTHRGYDSDHERVIGDVGKAGVAVDSVEDMKILFDQIPLGDISVSMTMNGAVLPIMAFYIVAAEEQGVPTEKLSGTIQNDILKEFMVRNTYIYPPEPSMRIIADIFRYTSEKMPKFNSISISGYHMQEAGATADLELAFTLADGLEYIRTGLKTGLDIDAFAPRLSFFWATGMNFFMEIAKLRAARMLWAKIVGQFNPKNPKSLMLRSHCQTSGWSLTEQDPFNNITRTCLEALAATLGHTQSLHTNALDEAIALPSPFSARIARNTQLYLQEESDITRSIDPWAGSSYVEYLTAELAAKAWKIISDIEEAGGMVKAIEQGLPKLQIEEAATRKQARIDSGKEIIVGVNGYKTTSKTEIELLEVDNTLVLDQQLRRLTSIKAERDSDACALALKAIEESAASGEGNLLELAVDAARKRATLGEISFACEKTFGRYRAITRLNSSVYMSQMQDNTLFKEAQQLADTFASLDGRRPRIMVSKVGQDGHDRGAKVIAAGFADVGFDVDISPLFQTPEEVVQQALDNDVHLIGISSLAAGHKTLIPKIIEELKAHNREDILVIAGGIIPEKDHAFLYEKGVAGIFGPGTVIAEAAITILKKLIAQV; translated from the coding sequence ATGAGACCGGACTTTTCAGAGATCGATATTTTCTCTTCCGCTCCAACAGCCAATAAAACTGGCACAGAAGCTCAGCAGACAGGCTGGACAACTGCGGAAGGAATCGACATCAAATCCCTATACCGTGAATCCGATATTGGACAAGCTGAGCAACTGAACTTTGCTCCCGGTTTTGCTCCCTACATAGGTGGCCCCTACACCACCATGTACACCACACAACCCTGGACGATCAGGCAGTATGCAGGATTTTCAACCGCCGAGGAGTCGAATCGCTTTTACCGCCAGAACCTTGCCGCAGGTCAGAAAGGGCTCTCCGTCGCTTTCGACCTTCCAACACACCGTGGTTACGATTCTGACCATGAACGGGTCATTGGCGACGTCGGGAAAGCCGGTGTAGCTGTAGACTCGGTTGAAGATATGAAAATCCTCTTTGACCAGATTCCGCTTGGCGACATCTCAGTCTCTATGACCATGAACGGAGCAGTGCTGCCCATCATGGCCTTTTATATCGTTGCGGCAGAAGAGCAGGGAGTGCCAACCGAAAAGCTCAGCGGTACCATCCAGAACGATATTCTCAAAGAGTTCATGGTACGCAACACTTATATCTATCCGCCAGAACCCTCCATGCGGATTATTGCCGACATTTTCCGCTACACCAGCGAAAAAATGCCGAAATTCAACTCGATCAGCATCTCAGGCTACCACATGCAGGAAGCGGGAGCAACAGCCGACCTGGAGCTGGCCTTCACTCTTGCCGACGGCCTCGAATATATTCGTACCGGCCTGAAAACAGGTCTCGATATTGATGCCTTTGCGCCACGCCTCTCTTTCTTCTGGGCGACCGGAATGAACTTCTTTATGGAGATAGCCAAATTAAGGGCCGCAAGAATGCTCTGGGCAAAAATCGTCGGGCAGTTCAATCCGAAAAATCCAAAATCACTCATGCTCCGTTCGCACTGCCAGACCTCTGGTTGGAGTCTGACCGAGCAGGATCCCTTCAATAACATCACCCGCACCTGCCTGGAGGCTCTGGCAGCAACGCTCGGCCACACCCAGTCACTGCACACCAATGCGCTTGATGAAGCCATCGCACTGCCATCACCCTTTTCAGCCCGAATTGCCCGCAATACCCAGCTCTATCTGCAGGAAGAGAGCGATATCACCAGAAGCATCGACCCCTGGGCTGGCTCCTCGTATGTTGAATACCTGACGGCAGAGCTCGCGGCGAAAGCATGGAAAATCATCAGCGACATCGAAGAGGCGGGAGGAATGGTCAAAGCGATCGAACAAGGACTCCCAAAACTGCAGATTGAAGAGGCTGCAACCCGTAAACAGGCCCGCATCGACAGCGGCAAGGAGATCATTGTCGGCGTCAACGGCTACAAAACCACAAGCAAAACTGAGATTGAGCTGCTCGAAGTCGACAACACCCTGGTACTCGATCAACAGCTCCGGCGACTGACATCCATCAAGGCTGAACGCGACAGCGATGCTTGTGCCCTTGCACTCAAGGCAATTGAGGAGAGCGCAGCATCCGGAGAGGGTAATCTGCTTGAACTGGCCGTTGATGCCGCAAGAAAAAGAGCTACATTGGGAGAAATCTCATTCGCCTGCGAAAAAACTTTTGGAAGATATCGCGCCATAACCCGACTTAACAGCAGTGTCTATATGTCGCAGATGCAGGACAATACACTCTTTAAAGAGGCGCAGCAACTCGCCGATACCTTTGCGTCGCTTGACGGTCGCCGTCCGAGAATCATGGTTTCAAAAGTTGGACAGGATGGCCACGATCGTGGAGCAAAGGTCATTGCCGCAGGCTTTGCCGATGTCGGTTTTGACGTCGATATCAGCCCTTTATTCCAGACACCTGAAGAGGTGGTGCAGCAGGCACTCGACAACGATGTGCACCTGATCGGCATATCGAGCCTTGCCGCCGGCCACAAGACCTTGATCCCGAAAATCATCGAAGAGCTAAAAGCCCACAATCGGGAGGATATCCTTGTCATTGCAGGAGGCATCATTCCCGAAAAAGATCACGCTTTCCTCTATGAAAAAGGGGTGGCAGGCATCTTCGGACCGGGAACCGTCATTGCCGAAGCGGCCATTACGATTTTGAAAAAATTGATCGCACAGGTGTAA
- a CDS encoding methylmalonyl-CoA mutase subunit beta has product MTHSRPDSLFSSFPPVSRAEWKTKAVADLKGKPYETIVWHTPEGFDLEPWHAHEEKEQHLELPPSKGNNTWKNCHRITVHEAESANKAALKTFELDASAIEFAVTDPALCSPEQLNRLFAGINTSAVAIHFSGNLPPAHELLAALATLPGFTENRGGLLTSSADQPFYEPEKFHSHFRALPRFRFLAVDTIPFHEKGSTSTQEIAFALAIASDYLHSFTESGVPVESIIAAMEIILPVGSSHFTELAKPRALRYLLQHLLKAYGASGSAQPTLFARTSDRNHSLLDPYTNVLRLTTESVSAILGGYDTLQIGAFDTGLSVKAEITERITGNIHLILKEEASFDRVVDAAHGSHYIEAMTRELAESAWTLFKEIEAAGGMAEATDRGVIETMIAEATDKRRRVLENRKKTLIGINRYPWPLTDEQVEHIDALELALEQLPEGNETAGYELVRLKSRSFSLKSGRTPSVFIWMLGNPAISFQQAAFAEDFFKCGGFEIAGRATLPLEERAYSTALQNKPDIMVFCIAEKDPVPTAETLCKRLHTLDGDIITVMAGKPPEEKERLFAAGLDSFIYAGVNVLEMLKSYQRKTGVQ; this is encoded by the coding sequence ATGACACACTCCCGGCCTGATTCTCTTTTTTCCAGCTTCCCGCCTGTCAGTCGGGCTGAATGGAAAACCAAGGCAGTTGCCGACCTCAAAGGAAAACCTTATGAAACCATAGTCTGGCATACGCCAGAGGGTTTTGATCTTGAACCCTGGCACGCTCATGAAGAGAAAGAACAACACCTTGAGCTGCCACCCTCAAAAGGAAACAATACCTGGAAAAATTGCCACCGTATTACCGTGCATGAAGCGGAAAGTGCAAACAAAGCCGCATTAAAAACGTTTGAACTTGATGCTTCGGCAATCGAGTTCGCAGTAACGGATCCTGCGCTCTGTTCCCCGGAACAGCTCAATCGACTCTTTGCGGGAATCAACACCTCGGCGGTTGCCATCCACTTTTCAGGGAACCTCCCTCCTGCTCACGAACTGCTTGCAGCGCTTGCGACGCTTCCCGGATTTACGGAAAACAGGGGGGGGCTGCTCACCTCTTCAGCAGATCAGCCCTTTTACGAACCCGAAAAGTTCCATTCCCACTTCAGGGCACTTCCCCGCTTCAGATTTCTGGCTGTTGATACCATCCCTTTTCATGAAAAAGGCTCCACATCAACACAGGAGATTGCATTTGCGCTCGCCATAGCAAGCGACTATCTCCACAGCTTTACTGAATCCGGAGTTCCGGTGGAGAGCATCATTGCAGCGATGGAAATCATCCTTCCTGTCGGATCGAGCCACTTTACCGAACTGGCGAAACCCAGAGCCCTGCGTTACCTCCTTCAGCATCTTCTGAAGGCCTACGGTGCATCAGGATCAGCACAGCCAACTCTCTTTGCCAGAACATCAGACAGAAACCACTCTCTGCTCGATCCCTACACCAATGTGCTCCGACTGACCACCGAATCAGTTTCAGCAATTCTCGGCGGTTACGACACCCTGCAGATAGGTGCATTCGACACAGGCCTCTCTGTCAAAGCTGAAATTACAGAACGAATCACGGGCAATATTCACCTGATTCTCAAGGAAGAGGCCTCATTTGACCGGGTTGTCGACGCGGCACATGGTTCGCACTACATTGAAGCCATGACCAGAGAGCTTGCCGAATCGGCATGGACTCTCTTTAAAGAGATTGAAGCGGCAGGAGGTATGGCTGAAGCTACCGATCGCGGTGTCATTGAAACCATGATTGCCGAAGCGACCGACAAACGACGGAGAGTTCTCGAAAACCGAAAAAAAACCTTGATTGGCATCAACCGTTATCCCTGGCCTCTCACGGACGAACAGGTAGAACATATCGACGCACTTGAGCTTGCTCTGGAACAACTCCCTGAAGGTAATGAAACCGCTGGTTATGAGCTGGTACGTCTGAAAAGCCGTTCCTTCAGCCTGAAGTCCGGTCGTACACCATCCGTATTTATCTGGATGCTGGGCAACCCGGCCATAAGTTTCCAGCAAGCTGCCTTTGCCGAAGACTTTTTCAAATGTGGCGGTTTTGAGATTGCCGGACGCGCAACACTCCCTCTTGAAGAGAGGGCATACAGCACAGCCCTGCAGAATAAACCGGACATTATGGTCTTCTGTATAGCCGAAAAAGATCCTGTTCCAACAGCGGAAACACTCTGCAAGAGACTTCATACTCTCGATGGCGACATTATTACTGTCATGGCAGGAAAGCCACCCGAAGAAAAGGAACGCCTCTTCGCCGCAGGCCTCGACAGCTTCATCTATGCAGGCGTCAATGTTCTTGAAATGCTGAAATCCTACCAACGTAAAACCGGAGTGCAATGA
- a CDS encoding carboxyl transferase domain-containing protein, producing MKHFYLPFEKKEGFSYSHESIEQLTEYEKYQLSFHPERPRHLDYLTVFEETEECLQNDLYGSCIIQTHRAVLRNGENAWWPVMLIGQQSAPTSDFALMRQLLRNPDEIAKWNQGMPTPAAFEKAIKAIELAEKEHRIIITIIDTAGADPTEESEGGGIAWKIGRCMQLLAEATVPTISVIINRGCSGGAIALTGCDAVLAMEFSTYMVISPEACSSILFRTRDKANFAAEISQITAQKALKNGIIDDIIIEPDGPAHHFPQSALQSFKSSMVKWLDQLSRIPSNELFAERMKRWEKIGQWDTISEEEIISFEKPVTYFIPKPKKILFVARHKNCIDNAGKKVLDPVLYSKLFADNFTCEICGHRYVRLTAHDYINLVLDNGSFVEHRNTRYIVDKDILDFPDYQKKIVEAQRKTGAAASFITGDATIEGVPVVFCATNFNFLGGSFCMSTAEKIWRASKTAIERGVPLVIQATGGGARMHEGCSSMVGLPKLHVAISSVEKAGLPVITIVTDPTLGGVAIGIGSRGIKLFEHNAGNIGFSGKRVIEQYTGKPTTRDFQTTWWLQQKGFVENTALPTNLKYKISELLSQHNIAQNQQEASL from the coding sequence GTGAAACATTTTTATCTGCCTTTCGAGAAAAAAGAGGGCTTCAGCTACTCACATGAGAGTATTGAACAGCTCACCGAATACGAAAAGTATCAACTCTCCTTTCACCCCGAACGCCCCAGACACCTCGATTACCTTACCGTATTTGAAGAAACTGAAGAGTGTCTGCAGAACGATCTGTACGGCAGTTGCATCATCCAGACCCATCGGGCTGTATTGCGCAATGGGGAAAACGCCTGGTGGCCTGTCATGCTGATCGGCCAGCAATCGGCACCAACCTCTGATTTTGCGCTCATGCGCCAGCTTTTGAGAAATCCTGATGAGATTGCGAAATGGAATCAGGGCATGCCAACACCGGCAGCATTTGAGAAAGCAATCAAGGCCATTGAACTTGCCGAAAAGGAACACCGTATCATTATCACCATAATCGATACCGCAGGTGCCGATCCCACTGAAGAGTCGGAAGGAGGTGGAATTGCATGGAAAATTGGTCGATGCATGCAATTGCTTGCCGAAGCAACCGTACCTACCATATCGGTGATCATCAACAGGGGATGCAGCGGTGGTGCCATTGCCCTGACCGGATGCGATGCCGTTCTTGCCATGGAATTTTCCACCTACATGGTCATTTCACCTGAAGCATGCTCTTCCATCCTTTTTCGCACAAGGGACAAGGCCAACTTTGCCGCCGAAATTTCACAGATAACAGCTCAGAAAGCGCTGAAAAACGGCATCATTGATGACATCATCATTGAACCGGATGGCCCGGCACACCATTTTCCGCAATCTGCCCTGCAGTCTTTCAAAAGCTCGATGGTAAAATGGCTTGACCAGCTCAGCAGAATACCATCCAATGAGCTTTTTGCAGAGAGAATGAAACGCTGGGAAAAGATCGGGCAGTGGGATACCATCAGCGAGGAGGAGATCATCAGCTTTGAAAAACCGGTCACCTACTTTATTCCGAAGCCAAAAAAAATACTCTTTGTTGCCCGCCATAAAAACTGTATCGACAATGCTGGTAAAAAAGTGCTTGATCCGGTACTGTACTCAAAGCTCTTTGCCGATAACTTCACCTGTGAAATATGCGGACATCGGTATGTCAGGTTGACAGCGCATGACTACATCAACCTTGTCCTCGACAACGGCTCATTCGTCGAACACCGGAATACCCGCTACATTGTTGACAAAGATATTCTGGATTTCCCTGATTACCAGAAGAAAATTGTTGAAGCACAGCGCAAAACCGGCGCTGCAGCATCCTTTATAACCGGAGACGCCACAATCGAGGGTGTGCCTGTCGTCTTTTGTGCTACCAACTTCAATTTTCTCGGCGGTTCATTCTGCATGTCGACAGCAGAAAAAATCTGGCGGGCAAGCAAAACTGCCATTGAAAGAGGTGTCCCTCTTGTTATCCAGGCTACAGGAGGTGGCGCAAGAATGCATGAAGGGTGCTCCTCCATGGTTGGACTGCCGAAGTTGCATGTCGCCATATCGAGTGTTGAAAAAGCTGGACTTCCTGTTATTACCATCGTTACCGACCCAACACTTGGCGGTGTTGCCATAGGCATCGGATCAAGGGGAATTAAACTCTTTGAACATAACGCTGGCAACATCGGCTTTTCCGGCAAACGGGTCATTGAACAATATACCGGCAAACCGACAACCAGGGACTTCCAGACTACCTGGTGGCTTCAACAGAAAGGATTTGTAGAAAATACCGCTTTGCCGACTAACCTGAAGTATAAAATTTCAGAACTTCTCAGCCAGCACAACATTGCACAAAACCAGCAGGAAGCATCGTTATGA
- the mce gene encoding methylmalonyl-CoA epimerase, whose product MIKKIDHIAIAVQNLESALETFRNVLGCAREAIRIEEVPSENVRVAFISIGETKIELLEPMSNESAIAKFLAKNGDGMHHIAFETDDIEKETERLRSVNINPLGLPKEGAGGKKIMFLHPKETNRVLLEFAQKQH is encoded by the coding sequence ATGATCAAAAAAATTGACCATATCGCGATTGCCGTCCAAAACCTTGAAAGCGCACTTGAGACGTTCCGGAACGTTCTTGGGTGCGCCAGGGAGGCGATCAGGATCGAAGAAGTTCCGTCTGAAAATGTGCGCGTTGCATTTATTTCCATTGGAGAGACAAAAATCGAACTCCTGGAACCCATGAGCAATGAGAGTGCCATTGCAAAATTTCTTGCAAAAAACGGCGACGGCATGCATCATATCGCATTTGAAACCGACGACATCGAAAAAGAAACGGAGCGTCTTCGCTCCGTCAATATCAATCCACTTGGCTTGCCAAAAGAAGGGGCAGGCGGAAAAAAAATTATGTTTCTTCACCCTAAAGAGACCAACAGGGTACTTCTTGAATTTGCTCAAAAACAGCATTAA
- a CDS encoding propionyl-CoA synthetase, with product MSQSFSTVYQHSIQNPVAFWGEAAEKLHWYKKWNTVLDTSNPPFYRWFAGGMTNTCYNALDRHVDEGRGNDLAVIFDSPVTGTKQRYTFREFRDIVALFAGALQSRGVRKGDRVIIYMPMIPEAVVAMLACARIGAIHSVVFGGFASHELAIRIDDCKPKVIISASCGIEHSKVIDYKRLLDFAIELAHFKPEICIIKQRDQLKAELNEERDLTWNQSLLGAEPAQCVPVESSDPLYILYTSGTTGQPKGIVRDHGGHMVALQWSMKNVYNVEPGEVFWAASDVGWVVGHSYIVYAPLLQGCTTLIFEGKPVGTPDPGTFWRIISEHNVAVLFTAPTAFRAIKKEDPNGNYIKNYDLSRFRTLFLAGERADPDTVKWAERNLNVPVIDHWWQTETGWAIAANCQGIEPGPVKYGSSSRAVPGYNVQVVNSDLEELPAGQMGDIVIKQPLPPGTMLTLWKADNRFVETYMKQFPGYYQTSDAGYIDEDGYIYIMSRTDDVINVAGHRLSTGAIEGALCEHPDVAESAVVGVHDDLKGQVPLGFLVLKNNVDTPHNQIIKHVIEYVRENIGPVASFKSAIIVDRLPKTRSGKILRGTMRKIANSEEYTMPATIDDPVILDEIREGLQTIGYAIKSKSITKDA from the coding sequence ATGTCGCAGTCCTTCAGCACCGTCTATCAGCACTCAATTCAGAACCCGGTAGCATTCTGGGGAGAAGCCGCAGAAAAGCTTCATTGGTACAAGAAATGGAACACCGTTCTGGATACCAGTAACCCGCCTTTTTATCGATGGTTTGCTGGCGGAATGACCAACACCTGTTACAATGCCCTGGATCGCCATGTTGATGAAGGACGCGGTAACGATTTGGCTGTTATTTTCGACAGTCCGGTAACAGGTACAAAACAACGCTATACTTTTCGGGAGTTCCGGGATATCGTGGCGCTCTTCGCCGGTGCATTGCAATCGAGAGGAGTTCGCAAGGGTGATCGCGTGATCATCTATATGCCAATGATCCCCGAAGCCGTAGTTGCCATGCTTGCCTGTGCAAGAATCGGAGCTATCCATTCCGTCGTATTCGGTGGTTTTGCCTCTCATGAACTTGCCATACGAATTGATGACTGCAAACCGAAAGTGATCATTTCAGCATCCTGCGGCATTGAACACAGTAAAGTAATTGACTACAAGCGTCTGCTCGACTTTGCCATCGAGCTTGCCCACTTCAAGCCTGAAATCTGTATCATCAAACAGCGCGACCAGCTCAAAGCGGAACTCAACGAAGAGCGCGACCTGACCTGGAACCAGTCTCTCCTCGGTGCCGAACCCGCTCAATGCGTCCCTGTTGAATCTTCCGATCCCCTCTACATCCTCTACACATCGGGAACCACCGGCCAGCCAAAGGGAATCGTCCGCGATCACGGCGGCCACATGGTCGCTCTGCAATGGTCAATGAAAAATGTGTATAACGTTGAACCTGGAGAGGTTTTCTGGGCTGCGAGTGATGTTGGCTGGGTTGTCGGCCACTCCTATATCGTCTACGCTCCCCTTCTTCAGGGATGCACCACACTTATTTTTGAGGGGAAACCGGTCGGCACACCCGACCCCGGCACCTTCTGGCGAATCATCAGCGAACACAATGTCGCAGTGCTCTTTACTGCGCCAACGGCATTCCGGGCTATCAAAAAAGAGGACCCAAATGGTAACTACATCAAAAACTATGATCTCTCCAGGTTCCGGACTCTCTTTCTTGCCGGTGAACGGGCTGATCCCGATACGGTCAAATGGGCTGAGCGCAATCTGAATGTACCGGTCATTGACCATTGGTGGCAGACTGAGACTGGATGGGCTATTGCGGCAAACTGCCAGGGCATTGAACCTGGACCGGTCAAGTACGGATCATCATCAAGGGCTGTACCTGGTTATAATGTTCAGGTCGTCAATTCAGATCTGGAAGAGCTTCCCGCTGGACAGATGGGCGACATCGTCATCAAACAGCCTCTTCCTCCCGGTACCATGCTGACTCTCTGGAAAGCCGACAATCGCTTTGTCGAGACCTACATGAAACAGTTCCCCGGATACTACCAGACCAGCGATGCCGGTTATATTGACGAAGATGGCTACATCTACATCATGTCACGCACCGATGACGTCATCAATGTTGCCGGTCACAGACTCTCTACCGGAGCAATTGAAGGCGCTCTCTGTGAACATCCTGACGTTGCAGAAAGTGCTGTCGTCGGCGTTCATGACGACCTGAAAGGCCAGGTGCCGCTCGGCTTCCTCGTCCTCAAGAACAATGTTGATACCCCGCACAACCAGATCATCAAGCACGTTATTGAATACGTGCGTGAAAATATCGGGCCTGTCGCCTCGTTCAAGAGCGCCATTATTGTCGACCGCCTTCCAAAAACCCGTTCAGGAAAAATTCTCCGCGGAACCATGCGCAAAATTGCCAACAGTGAAGAGTACACCATGCCTGCAACAATTGACGATCCGGTGATTCTCGATGAAATCAGGGAAGGACTGCAGACAATCGGATATGCCATAAAGAGCAAATCAATAACAAAGGACGCATGA
- the rsmA gene encoding 16S rRNA (adenine(1518)-N(6)/adenine(1519)-N(6))-dimethyltransferase RsmA → MRKVVEYKHTEIAVKKKLGQNFLTDRNITRKIVIASGATPQDNILEIGPGFGALTRAIMEFCPLFTVVEKDHKLADFIRSEYPQLNLIEGDFLETDLAALAHDKPLKILGNIPYSITTPILFKLLEHRHTFFSATLMMQHEVAMRIVAHPSTKDYGILAVQMQAFCDVNYLFKVGRKVFRPQPGVDSAVLQMTPKNNVPLNDADGFRRFVRIAFHQRRKTLLNNLKESYNLESVANHTLKLRAEALSVEDFFQLFRELKPLT, encoded by the coding sequence ATGAGAAAAGTTGTTGAATATAAGCATACAGAAATAGCAGTAAAAAAAAAATTAGGTCAAAACTTTCTCACAGACCGTAATATCACAAGAAAAATAGTAATTGCATCAGGCGCCACTCCCCAAGATAACATTCTTGAAATTGGCCCTGGATTCGGTGCCCTGACAAGAGCGATCATGGAATTCTGCCCACTCTTCACCGTCGTCGAAAAAGACCACAAACTCGCGGACTTCATCCGATCTGAATATCCACAACTCAACCTCATTGAAGGCGACTTTCTCGAAACCGATCTTGCCGCACTCGCACACGATAAACCACTCAAAATACTCGGCAACATCCCCTACTCCATCACGACACCGATCCTTTTTAAACTGCTTGAACACCGTCATACTTTTTTTTCAGCAACACTGATGATGCAGCATGAAGTCGCCATGAGAATTGTTGCACATCCAAGCACAAAGGATTATGGCATTCTTGCTGTTCAGATGCAAGCTTTCTGCGATGTCAACTATCTTTTCAAGGTTGGACGCAAAGTCTTCAGACCACAACCAGGTGTCGACAGTGCTGTTTTGCAGATGACTCCAAAAAACAATGTCCCCTTGAACGATGCTGACGGGTTCCGTCGCTTTGTCCGAATAGCTTTTCACCAGCGCCGAAAAACCCTGCTGAACAATCTCAAAGAGAGCTATAACCTTGAATCAGTAGCAAACCATACCCTGAAACTGAGAGCCGAAGCACTCTCAGTTGAAGATTTTTTTCAACTCTTCAGAGAGCTGAAACCACTGACCTGA
- a CDS encoding transketolase family protein, with product MEENNIGVPASPYVSRGNKATRTGFGEALLEIGREDSSVVALCADLTGSLNMNLFRDAFPDRFIQTGIAEANMISMAAGLATTGKIPIAATFAVFATGRVYDQIRQSVCYSNHNVKICASHAGLTLGEDGATHQILEDIGLMRGLPRMTVVVPADYSETIRATRAIVKHQGPVYLRFGRPNIPDFSLDEDGFEIGKSIELHPGKDVTVIACGIMVWKALEAARILEKEGVGVRVINMHTIKPIDTLAIVRAANDTGALVTAEEHQTFNGLGDAVAHVCALNIPVPIEMVGVEDQFGESGKADELLEKYRLTTGDILEKIYIALRRKS from the coding sequence ATGGAAGAAAATAACATCGGGGTTCCGGCTTCGCCATATGTTTCGCGGGGAAACAAAGCTACCCGTACCGGGTTTGGCGAAGCTTTGCTTGAAATAGGCAGGGAGGATAGTTCTGTTGTCGCTCTGTGCGCCGATTTGACGGGCTCCCTGAATATGAATTTATTTCGCGATGCTTTTCCCGACCGTTTTATCCAGACAGGGATCGCTGAGGCAAACATGATCTCCATGGCTGCCGGTCTTGCGACAACAGGCAAAATACCGATTGCAGCAACGTTTGCCGTCTTTGCTACTGGCAGGGTTTACGATCAGATACGCCAGTCGGTCTGTTATTCAAATCATAATGTAAAGATCTGCGCTTCACATGCAGGGCTGACACTGGGTGAAGATGGAGCTACCCACCAGATTCTTGAGGATATTGGCCTTATGCGTGGTCTGCCAAGAATGACGGTAGTTGTGCCCGCCGATTACAGTGAAACCATTCGTGCGACCAGGGCCATTGTGAAGCATCAGGGGCCAGTCTACCTTCGTTTCGGAAGGCCGAACATTCCTGATTTTTCGCTTGACGAGGATGGCTTTGAAATCGGCAAGTCGATCGAGCTCCATCCAGGAAAAGATGTTACCGTCATTGCCTGTGGTATCATGGTCTGGAAAGCTCTTGAAGCTGCGCGTATACTTGAAAAAGAGGGGGTTGGCGTCAGGGTGATCAACATGCACACGATCAAGCCAATCGATACGCTTGCTATCGTTCGCGCGGCCAATGATACCGGCGCTCTTGTTACGGCTGAAGAGCACCAGACCTTTAACGGTCTTGGTGATGCAGTGGCCCATGTTTGTGCTCTCAATATTCCGGTACCGATTGAGATGGTCGGAGTTGAAGATCAGTTTGGCGAGTCAGGAAAAGCTGATGAGCTTCTGGAAAAATACAGGCTGACAACCGGAGACATTCTTGAAAAAATTTACATCGCTCTGCGCAGAAAGAGTTGA
- a CDS encoding YbaB/EbfC family nucleoid-associated protein, with protein MAMPNLGDMMKQIQQAGEKMQDVQKQLEKIVAHGEAGGGMVKVSVSGKQKLLSLTIDPDIMDDAEMVQDLVLAAVNNALDESARLAQEEISKVTGGMMNPADILKNLNLGQ; from the coding sequence ATGGCAATGCCGAATTTAGGTGATATGATGAAACAGATCCAGCAGGCTGGTGAAAAGATGCAGGATGTACAGAAACAGCTTGAAAAGATTGTGGCTCATGGTGAAGCCGGGGGTGGCATGGTTAAAGTCAGTGTCAGCGGCAAGCAGAAGCTGCTCAGCCTGACTATTGATCCTGACATCATGGATGATGCGGAAATGGTGCAGGATCTTGTTCTGGCTGCAGTGAACAATGCTCTGGATGAATCTGCAAGGCTTGCACAGGAAGAGATATCCAAGGTGACCGGAGGGATGATGAATCCTGCGGATATTCTCAAAAACCTGAACCTCGGTCAATAA
- the recR gene encoding recombination mediator RecR — translation MRYTSAALESLIDEFAKLPGVGRKTAQRLAMYILREPRAEAERLAEALLEAKDNVIRCSVCQNITDVGVDPCALCTSKARDRSVICVVESPVDMLAFEKTGHYKGLYHVLHGVISPLDGIGPDDIKVRELLLRFTMPQSPAVREVVLALNPTIEGETTALYLSKLLKPLGIHVTKIARGIPVGAELEFIDEATLSRAMEGRTVV, via the coding sequence ATGCGTTATACTTCGGCTGCCCTGGAATCTCTTATTGATGAATTTGCAAAACTCCCTGGTGTCGGACGCAAAACTGCCCAGCGTCTTGCCATGTATATTTTGCGTGAGCCAAGAGCTGAGGCAGAAAGGCTGGCCGAAGCCCTGCTTGAAGCCAAAGATAACGTTATTCGTTGTTCTGTTTGCCAGAACATCACTGATGTCGGCGTCGATCCTTGTGCACTCTGTACCAGCAAGGCACGTGACCGTTCAGTGATCTGCGTTGTCGAATCTCCCGTTGATATGCTCGCTTTTGAAAAAACCGGCCATTACAAGGGGCTCTACCATGTTTTGCATGGAGTTATCTCACCCCTTGATGGTATTGGTCCTGACGACATCAAGGTGCGGGAACTGTTGTTGCGGTTCACAATGCCGCAGAGTCCAGCAGTCAGGGAGGTTGTTCTTGCCCTGAATCCGACCATTGAAGGAGAAACAACAGCGCTCTATCTCAGCAAGCTTCTCAAGCCACTTGGCATCCATGTTACAAAAATAGCTCGCGGGATTCCAGTTGGAGCGGAGCTTGAATTTATCGATGAAGCAACCCTTTCACGGGCAATGGAAGGACGCACGGTTGTATAG